One window of the Cardiocondyla obscurior isolate alpha-2009 linkage group LG05, Cobs3.1, whole genome shotgun sequence genome contains the following:
- the LOC139102914 gene encoding phospholipid scramblase 1 isoform X2, producing MTYPPGLEYLMGLDYLFIDQKIELLQAFTGWESKNKYAITDKNGELVFYMAEESGICWRLCTGNYRQCEFFVFDKNLQETLRMVRPYRCDGCCCPCYLQVLEVYSGNILLGSVTQEWSLCRPKFYIRDASGQPVLIIKGPLFTFCINVTFKVESLDEKHRVGTIRKQWSGFTREMFTVADTFGVHFPRDLDVKIKAVLLGAAILIDFMYFERQAL from the exons ATGACATATCCGCCCGGCTTGGAATACCTTATGGGCCTTGATTACCTTTTCATCGACCAGAAAATTGAGTTGCTTCAAG CTTTTACCGGATGggaatctaaaaataaatatgctaTTACTGATAAAAACGGCGAGCTAGTCTTTTATATGGCCGAAGAATCAGGAATTTGCTGGCGATTATGTACAGGAAATTATCGCCAATGCGAGTTCTTTGTCTTTGACAAAAATCTGCAAGAGACTCTTCGTATGGTTCGACCCTACAGATGCGACGGTTGTTGCTGTCCCTGCTATTTACAG GTCTTAGAAGTATATTCCGGAAATATTCTATTAGGCAGCGTTACTCAAGAATGGAGCCTTTGCCGAccgaaattttatattcgcgatgCATCTGGCCAACCAGTGTTGATTATAAAAGGACCGCTTTTTACTTTCTGTATTAACGTAACTTTTAAG GTTGAATCTTTGGATGAAAAGCATCGTGTTGGGACAATTCGAAAACAATGGAGTGGCTTTACTCGAGAGATGTTTACTGTTGCGGATACATTCGGCGTTCATTTTCCACGTGATCTCGATGTGAAGATTAAAGCTGTGCTGCTAGGAGCGGCTATTCTAATA GACTTCATGTATTTTGAGCGACAAGCActttaa
- the Argk1 gene encoding arginine kinase isoform X1, giving the protein MVDAAVLDKLESGFAKLAESDSKSLLKKYLTKEVFDQLKTRKTSFGSTLLDVIQSGLENHDSGVGIYAPDAEAYTVFAELFDPIIDDYHGGFKKSDKHPPKDFGDVDSFGNLDPTGEYIVSTRVRCGRSLDGYPFNPCLTEAQYKEMEEKVSSTLSGLAGELKGTFYPLTGMSKEVQQKLIDDHFLFKEGDRFLQAANACRFWPTGRGIFHNDDKTFLVWCNEEDHLRIISMQMGGDLGQVYRRLVTAVNEIEKRVPFSHNDRFGFLTFCPTNLGTTVRASVHIKVPKLAANKAKLEEVAAKYNLQVRGTRGEHTEAEGGIYDISNKRRLGLTEYQAVKEMNDGIAELIKIEASL; this is encoded by the exons ATGGTGGACGCAGCGGTTCTGGATAAGCTCGAGTCCGGCTTTGCGAAGTTGGCCGAGTCCGACAGCAAATCGCTGCTGAAGAAATACTTGACGAAGGAGGTCTTCGATCAGCTCAAGACCAGGAAAACTTCGTTCGGCTCCACTCTCTTGGATGTTATCCAATCCGGTCTGGAGAATCACGATTCCGGTGTTGGAATCTATGCGCCCGACGCCGAAGCGTACACCGTCTTTGCCGAGTTGTTTGATCCCATCATCGATGACTATCATGGTGGGTTCAAGAAGAGCGACAAACATCCACCCAAGGACTTTGGTGATGTCGATTCCTTTGGCAATCTCGATCCCACT ggcGAGTACATCGTGTCGACTCGCGTGCGATGCGGCCGTTCCTTGGACGGATATCCTTTCAACCCGTGTCTGACAGAGGCGCAATATAAAGAGATGGAAGAGAAGGTGTCCAGCACGTTGTCGGGTCTTGCTGGTGAACTAAAGGGTACTTTCTATCCGCTCACGGGCATGAGCAAGGAAGTGCAGCAGAAGCTGATCGACGATCACTTCCTCTTTAAAGAAGGTGACCGTTTCCTTCAGGCAGCTAATGCCTGCCGCTTTTGGCCCACTGGACGTGGCATCTTCCATAACGATGACAAGACCTTTTTGGTCTGGTGCAACGAAGAAGATCATCTTCGCATCATCTCTATGCAAATGGGTGGTGATCTTGGACAG GTATATCGGCGCTTGGTGACGGCGGTAAACGAAATCGAGAAGCGAGTACCATTCTCGCACAACGATCGTTTCGGCTTCCTGACGTTCTGTCCAACAAATCTGGGTACGACAGTGCGTGCCTCGGTGCACATCAAGGTGCCGAAACTCGCAGCGAACAAAGCTAAGCTCGAAGAGGTCGCGGCCAAGTACAATCTACAAGTGCGCGGAACACGTGGCGAGCACACAGAGGCTGAGGGCGGTATTTATGATATCTCCAACAAGCGTCGTCTTGGCTTGACCGAATATCAGGCTGTGAAGGAGATGAACGATGGCATCGCAGAACTCATCAAAATCGAAGCCAGCCTCTAA
- the Argk1 gene encoding arginine kinase isoform X2 gives MGGCTSKDTTSGDDKKGNNMVDAAVLDKLESGFAKLAESDSKSLLKKYLTKEVFDQLKTRKTSFGSTLLDVIQSGLENHDSGVGIYAPDAEAYTVFAELFDPIIDDYHGGFKKSDKHPPKDFGDVDSFGNLDPTGEYIVSTRVRCGRSLDGYPFNPCLTEAQYKEMEEKVSSTLSGLAGELKGTFYPLTGMSKEVQQKLIDDHFLFKEGDRFLQAANACRFWPTGRGIFHNDDKTFLVWCNEEDHLRIISMQMGGDLGQVYRRLVTAVNEIEKRVPFSHNDRFGFLTFCPTNLGTTVRASVHIKVPKLAANKAKLEEVAAKYNLQVRGTRGEHTEAEGGIYDISNKRRLGLTEYQAVKEMNDGIAELIKIEASL, from the exons ATGGGCGGATGTACCTCGAAGGATACCACGTCGGGCGACGA TAAAAAAGGTAACAACATGGTGGACGCAGCGGTTCTGGATAAGCTCGAGTCCGGCTTTGCGAAGTTGGCCGAGTCCGACAGCAAATCGCTGCTGAAGAAATACTTGACGAAGGAGGTCTTCGATCAGCTCAAGACCAGGAAAACTTCGTTCGGCTCCACTCTCTTGGATGTTATCCAATCCGGTCTGGAGAATCACGATTCCGGTGTTGGAATCTATGCGCCCGACGCCGAAGCGTACACCGTCTTTGCCGAGTTGTTTGATCCCATCATCGATGACTATCATGGTGGGTTCAAGAAGAGCGACAAACATCCACCCAAGGACTTTGGTGATGTCGATTCCTTTGGCAATCTCGATCCCACT ggcGAGTACATCGTGTCGACTCGCGTGCGATGCGGCCGTTCCTTGGACGGATATCCTTTCAACCCGTGTCTGACAGAGGCGCAATATAAAGAGATGGAAGAGAAGGTGTCCAGCACGTTGTCGGGTCTTGCTGGTGAACTAAAGGGTACTTTCTATCCGCTCACGGGCATGAGCAAGGAAGTGCAGCAGAAGCTGATCGACGATCACTTCCTCTTTAAAGAAGGTGACCGTTTCCTTCAGGCAGCTAATGCCTGCCGCTTTTGGCCCACTGGACGTGGCATCTTCCATAACGATGACAAGACCTTTTTGGTCTGGTGCAACGAAGAAGATCATCTTCGCATCATCTCTATGCAAATGGGTGGTGATCTTGGACAG GTATATCGGCGCTTGGTGACGGCGGTAAACGAAATCGAGAAGCGAGTACCATTCTCGCACAACGATCGTTTCGGCTTCCTGACGTTCTGTCCAACAAATCTGGGTACGACAGTGCGTGCCTCGGTGCACATCAAGGTGCCGAAACTCGCAGCGAACAAAGCTAAGCTCGAAGAGGTCGCGGCCAAGTACAATCTACAAGTGCGCGGAACACGTGGCGAGCACACAGAGGCTGAGGGCGGTATTTATGATATCTCCAACAAGCGTCGTCTTGGCTTGACCGAATATCAGGCTGTGAAGGAGATGAACGATGGCATCGCAGAACTCATCAAAATCGAAGCCAGCCTCTAA
- the LOC139102914 gene encoding phospholipid scramblase 1 isoform X1 → MNNPNIYSPDSSLSEVGMQSVVTTPPQPNAPILPPGGWSPQSMTYPPGLEYLMGLDYLFIDQKIELLQAFTGWESKNKYAITDKNGELVFYMAEESGICWRLCTGNYRQCEFFVFDKNLQETLRMVRPYRCDGCCCPCYLQVLEVYSGNILLGSVTQEWSLCRPKFYIRDASGQPVLIIKGPLFTFCINVTFKVESLDEKHRVGTIRKQWSGFTREMFTVADTFGVHFPRDLDVKIKAVLLGAAILIDFMYFERQAL, encoded by the exons ATGAACAACCCAAACATCTACTCCCCGGATTCTTCGCTGTCGGAGGTGGGAATGCAGTCGGTCGTAACAACTCCACCTCAACCAAATGCGCCGATATTGCCcccag GTGGCTGGTCGCCGCAGAGTATGACATATCCGCCCGGCTTGGAATACCTTATGGGCCTTGATTACCTTTTCATCGACCAGAAAATTGAGTTGCTTCAAG CTTTTACCGGATGggaatctaaaaataaatatgctaTTACTGATAAAAACGGCGAGCTAGTCTTTTATATGGCCGAAGAATCAGGAATTTGCTGGCGATTATGTACAGGAAATTATCGCCAATGCGAGTTCTTTGTCTTTGACAAAAATCTGCAAGAGACTCTTCGTATGGTTCGACCCTACAGATGCGACGGTTGTTGCTGTCCCTGCTATTTACAG GTCTTAGAAGTATATTCCGGAAATATTCTATTAGGCAGCGTTACTCAAGAATGGAGCCTTTGCCGAccgaaattttatattcgcgatgCATCTGGCCAACCAGTGTTGATTATAAAAGGACCGCTTTTTACTTTCTGTATTAACGTAACTTTTAAG GTTGAATCTTTGGATGAAAAGCATCGTGTTGGGACAATTCGAAAACAATGGAGTGGCTTTACTCGAGAGATGTTTACTGTTGCGGATACATTCGGCGTTCATTTTCCACGTGATCTCGATGTGAAGATTAAAGCTGTGCTGCTAGGAGCGGCTATTCTAATA GACTTCATGTATTTTGAGCGACAAGCActttaa
- the Rap2l gene encoding ras-related protein Rap-2a — translation MREFKVVVLGSGGVGKSALTVQFVSGCFMEKYDPTIEDFYRKEIEVDNSPCVLEILDTAGTEQFASMRDLYIKNGQGFVVVYSLTNHQTFQDIKAMKELITRVKGTERVPVLLVANKLDLEHQREVGTEEGHQLAQLWGCPFVEASAKSRTNVNEVFAEIVREMNFSPEKEKKTYCCCSVL, via the coding sequence aTGCGCGAATTCAAGGTGGTGGTCCTCGGCTCGGGCGGGGTGGGCAAGAGCGCGCTCACCGTCCAATTCGTATCCGGCTGCTTCATGGAGAAGTACGACCCGACGATCGAGGATTTTTACCGCAAGGAGATCGAGGTGGACAACTCTCCGTGTGTGCTCGAGATCCTCGACACCGCCGGCACCGAGCAGTTTGCGTCGATGCGCGATCTGTATATCAAAAACGGCCAAGGCTTCGTCGTAGTATACAGCCTGACGAATCACCAAACCTTTCAGGATATCAAGGCGATGAAGGAGCTCATCACGCGCGTCAAGGGCACGGAGCGCGTGCCGGTGCTGCTCGTGGCGAACAAACTTGACCTGGAGCATCAGCGGGAAGTCGGCACCGAGGAGGGCCATCAGCTCGCTCAGCTCTGGGGTTGCCCGTTCGTCGAGGCGAGCGCCAAGAGTCGCACTAACGTCAACGAAGTGTTCGCCGAGATCGTGCGCGAGATGAACTTCAGCCCtgaaaaggagaagaagacCTACTGCTGTTGCAGCGTCCTTTAA